The window tagcaAAAGATTAAGAGTCTTAGCTTTTAGATCAAAAGATTATCGAAAATGGAAACAATATCAAATCAGTCTAGCAGAAGGACATAAGACTGCAAGGGGGATTGCAGCAGGGGTATAGCTTATTGTGAAAGAATCCAAGATGCAGCAGACATTCATTTCTGTGAGTTTGCTAATTCTGTCTCAGCTAATTAAAATTGCATTTTCTAACTTGCAATTTTCTCTGTCCGGAACTATGATTTGCTAATCGACAGTAAGGTTACGTGTTCGGATATCCTGGGAAAAGGATCTTTCAGTAGAATGTTAATCTGTCCTGACCCTTTATCAACCGAAAGAGAAAGTAAGAAAGGAACTGGAATGATCAAGATATGGATCACAAAACTTGTGTGTATTTCATTGTATTAGTTACAGAGTTTGATTCATGTACATAGCTTTTCATTTCAATACTGAATCCCATAGCAGATCCTCTAATATTTGGATGCCTATGGATGATTGAGAAAACTCTATAGGGAGATTACGTTCAAAAGAGAGGCTCTTGTTTTAATCAAGACCCTGAACACACGCTCCAAACAACTCTCGAGATCTTCAATGCTGATCACCAAAGCCTCAAGTTTCTTATAGGTAATTTTCACCTTCTCGGAATCAGACACTTCACTTAGTGCAGCATACACTGCTACCAACTCATTAACATTTTCTTGCTTCTCTTCACAGGCTATTTCTCCCTTGTGCATCAACTTCGAAACAAGGGACCACCTGCTTTGTTTTGGCTTGGATGATGTTGACATGAACAACAGGAGGGATTGGAAGATGGAACAGTTAACAACATTAACTTCTCTGATCACCTTTATCACCGCGGAGAGGTGCTGGTCTTGATCTAGAAGTGAAGATGCCCCAAGTTTGTTATCCATTTGCTTCAATGAAGCAATCAACTTTTTGGCATcctttttcatcttcttcctgAAGCAAGTAAAAGTAGCTACACTGCTTTCTATGCTTGAATCTCCCTTTCTCCTGCGTAAAGAGGACTGAAGTGCTTGAATTTGCTCCTTAAACCTCAACATGGTGTCCCTTGCAATGCTGCAAACATCTAAGAGCCTCACTGACCCGTCCAATAATTCGTTGTGGCATTTTCCATTTTCATGGCGAGAGAGGACTTCTTGGGTTGATGCCAAGTTGAGAAACTCATCCACATATTTGTACAAGTCCTCCACTCCCAATAGACCATTGCAAATGGACCCTGATGTTGACAATGCCTCCCATGCTTTGAGCTTGTTCAGCTCTTCTTCGACTGTTAGTGTTGTGGGGTGTGATCTTGAAGGCAAGCTAACTGATCTAACACGGTATTTACCGGACATTGTTGGTTTtatctgttcttttctttttttgtgcaGAAAGTTTTGTTTTGAGAGATGATTTGAAACTGAGATGCTTAATCCATGATGTGGTTCTTTTTATATAGCGACACAAGATGGTAATGGAAGGAGACAGCTGTGTGCAGAGTTGACGTGGTGAGCATGTGAGGCCAGAGAAGGCTCTCCTTTGAATTCGGTTACCTTGTCATATTCTTGCCCAACATAGTTCCAATGATACGCAATATTTAAGTCCTTGAAGGTTATGTCATGTGTGTGAGGTGTCTCGCTAGTTTTTCATTTctgtgttttttataaatataacaaGAAGAGTCATCTTCATTTTCGCCTCCCCTGTTGCCACATTAACCTCTCTAGTATTTTATGTAGCTTCAGCATCTTAAAAGAATATGGTCTGTCTGGATTGTCTCCATTTGAAGCGCCTTGAGCTGCAAActtcattaaataaatcaagatccAGATCCGTCGAGATAGAGAAAAATGGACGACATATACACGAATTACTTGGACCATTGTTAGAATTTCTAGATAATTATTAAAGCTCAAGACACTATTAAATTGTTTGCACTTTGCACGAGTGGCTTGCATCGCTTGTCTCCGTTTTATACGCCGACGCCTTTATTAAACTTCATTGTAGTAACATATGCAGcattattaattcttttgcttGATTCTCCCACCAATCTTCCGCATTGGTAAGGATACGTGTATTACTCGCGAGATCAACACTTGTATCACTGCTAACTTTTTTCTGATATTAGGATTCAGAAGCTGGCTCCTGCCAGAGCAGGACCTGGCTGGTGGTCTTAACAGGAATACGCACAAAAGGACCTAAAAGGTTAGCCTAAAATGCACACACGACCAAGCTGAGGGATCTGTAGTTTACCCTTCGATTTAACTTTGAATTAACTCTCAAAAAATGGTGCTTCATTGACTGTTTTCCTGAAGTAAGATTTGCGCCCTGCTTTTTAAATTCTCTTGTAGCAATTTTATCCAACAATCTGCAGCATCTAACTCTTTCTTTAATCTTTCGGTCATGGAAACAGGAGGAGATAACATTATAGTTTGCCGCGAATATTTAAACGAAGATTGCAGGCTAGAGGGCATTAGTACAGAGTGCCTCTTTGCCTCCCCTTCCATTGCTGGTACATTCCTTTCAAGTCTCGACCACAAATAGGTGGCTATTCATTGAATCATTACGCGCTCGATAAATGGCCAGGCTCGCCCTtcttgatgatgaaaaaaataagattgtaTGATAGGCCATGAATCTAGGCTCGTAAGCAAGAATCAATTTGGGCAAAATTATTGATGTTAGCTCCAATTTGCGTTTAAGTAATGAAAACCATATGAAATCGTGACAGCACAGCTGGTTGCCTGTACAATTATTCTTTTCTCGGTGCTCaaggaacaaaattaaaaaaataaacaccttAAGTAGCAAACGTTGGTCTATCTGCTGCCCACTGCAGAAGCAGGTTGCTAAATGCTACATAGCCCCCATTTGCCAACACTTGCAGAACTTCTCACAGACGCCCTCCTCAACAAGTGACTTGATCGCATGCTAACAAGTCCCTTCTTATCATCAGGATTTGGACATCAGAAATCAGGGTTTATTGGGGATGAGAGAACCAATCATTACCTTTAAgatataattcaaataatacCAAATCCTTTAGTTtgtattcattttattattgatgATGTGCAGATCATAATCCAACTTCTGCAGTGACATCAACCTAACTCAAGCATCCACATGTGTACTGCAATGGATTGGTGCCAACAAATAGTAAATAGTTACTgttcttaattattatataaatattatatgttC is drawn from Populus nigra chromosome 5, ddPopNigr1.1, whole genome shotgun sequence and contains these coding sequences:
- the LOC133694831 gene encoding uncharacterized protein LOC133694831, with protein sequence MSGKYRVRSVSLPSRSHPTTLTVEEELNKLKAWEALSTSGSICNGLLGVEDLYKYVDEFLNLASTQEVLSRHENGKCHNELLDGSVRLLDVCSIARDTMLRFKEQIQALQSSLRRRKGDSSIESSVATFTCFRKKMKKDAKKLIASLKQMDNKLGASSLLDQDQHLSAVIKVIREVNVVNCSIFQSLLLFMSTSSKPKQSRWSLVSKLMHKGEIACEEKQENVNELVAVYAALSEVSDSEKVKITYKKLEALVISIEDLESCLERVFRVLIKTRASLLNVISL